A single genomic interval of Spinacia oleracea cultivar Varoflay chromosome 6, BTI_SOV_V1, whole genome shotgun sequence harbors:
- the LOC130463665 gene encoding uncharacterized protein, with product MKPSKSIRVQKGIRSVEANIASYGNKLSVEFLYVKPESGLLEQERRSHKRSSQNPLTAGNSVGKNDSEAMNTTEKLEEGYSTQIPPMFSGKYYSYWRNRMEIFIKAENYQVWRVIEVGDFQVTKLNTSGETVPKPIAEFDKADYEKLELNAMAVKILHCGLGPNEHNRVMGCKNAKQIWDLLQVTHEGTNEVKRSKIDLLMHQYEMFTMKPSETIQDMITRFTNIINELNSLGKIITHEEQVRKVLRSLPQDPWMAKVTALQETKDFTKFNLEQLAGSLLTHELQLNARPSENNKNRALALKTENDENSKEDEETALFARRFRRMFRNYKDGDYRGKPNRKFSKTDTGCHKCGNLEHRIRECPLWYQERGKGKETTKDRFKENRNSFSKTDVRKAMIAAWGDTSSDEEQEQPNEETAHLRLVAEHEEDGSDSESEKFQASLTQIKNKLESLSKLELFDLLSCLTSDYEDLLKEKLDSDKEHQTTIKELRNELEWTKNTNIDIDKRFFNLFDQNLHIKEICEALRSENIWLKQELIDLEVTKTKNLYKDELERTQLELVKIHQEKTKLEDELARKTRHKIEGTPKWIEEARTKRTEGLGFNHKKRQSRKTRVDLYSDIICSFCGLIGHYRNTCPKNQRSLEKNIEHTRTKWVKKSDLIPSKEPKLCWVPKNSN from the coding sequence agccagaaccCTTTAACTGCAGGTAATTCTGTCGGGAAAAACGATTCTGAAGCTATGAACACAACTGAGAAACTCGAAGAGGGATACTCAACACAAATACCTCCAATGTTTAGTGGCAAATACTATTCATACTGGAgaaacaggatggagatctTTATCAAAGCTGAGAACTATCAAGTATGGAGAgtcattgaagttggagacttccaaGTCACCAAGCTAAACACCTCTGGTGAAACCGTTCCTAAACCGATTGCTGAATTTGACAAAGCCGACTATGAAAAGCTCGAActtaatgccatggctgtcaaaattctTCACTGTGGACTAGGACCTAATGAGCACAATAGAGTAATGGGATGCAAAAATGCGAAGCAAATATGGGATCTGCTCCAAGTCACTcatgaaggaacaaatgaaGTCAAAAGATCAAAGATTGATCTTTTAATGCACCAATATGAAATGTTCACCATGAAACCTTCTGAAACAATTCAAGACATGATCACCCGCTTCACTAACATCATCAATGAATTGAACTCTCTGGGCAAAATCATAACCCATGAGGAACAAGTTAGAAAAGTTCTAAGAAGTCTTCCTCAAGATCCCTGGATGGCCAAGGTAACTGCCCTGCAGGAAACTAAAGACTTTACCAAGTTTAACCTGGAACAACTAGCTGGATCCCTCCTGACTCATGAACTGCAACTAAATGCACGACCTTCAGAGAATAACAAAAATAGGGCTCTTGCTCTAAAAACTGAGAATGATGAAAACTCTAAAGAAGATGAGGAAACTGCTCTATTTGCTAGGAGATTCAGAAGAATGTTCAGGAACTATAAAGATGGAGATTACCGAGGGAAACCTAACCGGAAATTCTCCAAAACTGATACTGGATGCCATAAGTGTGGAAACTTGGAACATCGCATCAGGGAATGCCCTCTCTGGTATCAAGAAcgaggaaaaggaaaggaaacaacCAAAGACAGATTCAAAGAGAACAGAAACTCATTCTCCAAAACTGACGTAAGAAAGGCCATGATTGCCGCATGGGGAGACACTTCTTCGGATGAGGAACAGGAacaacccaacgaagaaacagctCACCTACGCCTTGTAGCTGAACATGAAGAAGATGGATCTGACTCAGAATCTGAAAAATTCCAGGCAAGTCTCactcaaattaaaaataaacttgAATCTCTTTCAAAATTAGAATTGTTTGATCTACTTTCCTGTCTCACTAGTGATTATGAGGATCTACTGAAAGAAAAGTTAGACTCTGATAAAGAACACCAGACCACCATAAAAGAACTTAGGAATGAGCTAGAATGGACAAAAAATACTAACATAGATATAGACAAACGGTTCTTTAACCTCTTTGATCAGAACCTCCACATAAAAGAAATCTGTGAAGCCTTACGAAGTGAAAACATCTGGCTAAAACAAGAACTAATTGATCTAGAAGTGACCAAGACTAAAAACCTTTACAAAGATGAACTAGAAAGAACTCAACTGGAACTAGTTAAGATTCACCAAGAAAAGACCAAACTAGAAGATGAACTAGCTAGAAAGACTAGACACAAAATAGAAGGAACACCTAAATGGATAGAAGAAGCTAGAACCAAACGCACAGAAGGACTAGGTTTCAACCATAAGAAACGTCAATCTAGAAAGACTAGAGTAGATCTCTATAGTGACATAATATGCTCCTTCTGTGGCCTAATTGGTCATTACAGAAACACTTGTCCCAAAAACCAACGAAGCTTGGAAAAGAACATAGAACACACCAGGACTAaatgggtaaagaaaagcgATTTGATTCCAAGCAAGGAACCCAAGCTATGCTGGGTTCCTAAAAACTCTAACTAA